In Rhodopirellula halodulae, a single window of DNA contains:
- a CDS encoding response regulator: MTTKTVFTTGEAAKICKVSQQTIIRCFDNGSLKGFRVPGSKFRRIPREQLFLFMKDNGIPTDALESGKKKLLIVDDDQDLVDLMQDGFQRDGRFDIRTANNGFDAGMGVKEFRPDLVILDVMLPDINGKEVCQRVRSDPSMDTVKILCISGMVEHSKVDGLKAAGANDFMQKPFSIDDLVGRACNLLEMDRGVIG, from the coding sequence ATGACCACAAAAACGGTATTCACGACTGGCGAAGCAGCCAAGATCTGCAAAGTCAGTCAGCAGACGATCATCCGTTGTTTTGACAACGGCTCGTTGAAGGGTTTCCGTGTTCCGGGCAGCAAGTTCCGGCGCATTCCGCGTGAGCAGTTGTTCCTGTTCATGAAGGACAACGGCATCCCAACCGACGCCCTGGAAAGCGGCAAAAAGAAACTGTTGATCGTGGACGACGATCAAGACCTGGTCGACTTGATGCAGGACGGTTTCCAACGCGACGGCCGCTTCGACATTCGCACCGCGAACAACGGGTTTGATGCCGGGATGGGGGTGAAGGAATTTCGCCCCGATCTGGTGATCCTCGATGTGATGCTTCCCGATATCAACGGCAAAGAAGTCTGCCAGCGGGTTCGCAGCGATCCTTCGATGGACACGGTCAAGATTCTGTGCATCTCCGGGATGGTTGAACACAGCAAAGTGGATGGACTGAAGGCCGCGGGTGCCAACGACTTCATGCAGAAGCCGTTTTCCATCGATGACTTGGTCGGCCGCGCATGCAATCTGCTCGAAATGGATCGCGGTGTCATCGGCTGA
- a CDS encoding sensor histidine kinase, giving the protein MSSADLFVGWLPPIVLPRDEHAPTTSPSQRIWLPMRSSSSATLMGLLAGRGGTATRQSHQQASLLKCFRHDAALCLFTAAQLVQEHERRWRPIPSQWSTEQLAQWWMQHGQTTWDGEQFLATPDHKESSRLLERYTRLDQHFQTLPFSRWLLESDLWWKAARLHRSSGIRQSLHSIRLIDSRKETDGDHAGSSDDARGSTALQAHVTFGQVTSLQRECERLQEQLASTLEDARRDLAKQLAYGLSHEINNPLANISTRAQGLMSRVQDDRHAESLQRIVDQSYRAHAMIADLMFYANPPSPSLETTFSVAEVLQQTSERLRAKLLRDSIDLQVQCSPEIHCHGDRAMFGEALVALINNAMESIGVEGRIVVSVEAVSDGPCRLTIADSGEGISEEDARRAFDPYFSGREAGRGLGLSLCRVHRITEMHGGSIRLIPALVGCVAEMTWPQVK; this is encoded by the coding sequence GTGTCATCGGCTGATTTGTTTGTCGGTTGGCTACCGCCGATCGTTCTGCCTCGCGACGAACACGCTCCCACCACTTCGCCGTCTCAACGCATTTGGCTTCCGATGCGCTCGAGTTCATCCGCGACGTTGATGGGACTGCTGGCTGGTCGTGGCGGGACGGCGACGCGTCAATCGCATCAGCAAGCGTCTTTGTTGAAGTGTTTCCGGCACGACGCTGCCTTGTGTTTGTTCACAGCGGCCCAATTGGTCCAGGAACACGAACGGCGATGGCGGCCTATTCCTAGTCAATGGTCCACGGAACAGTTGGCCCAGTGGTGGATGCAGCATGGTCAGACGACTTGGGATGGCGAGCAATTTTTGGCGACGCCCGATCACAAAGAATCGTCGCGTTTGCTCGAACGCTACACGCGTTTGGATCAACACTTTCAAACGCTACCGTTCTCTCGTTGGTTGCTTGAGTCCGACTTGTGGTGGAAGGCCGCTCGTCTGCATCGCAGTTCCGGCATCCGGCAATCACTGCATTCCATTCGGCTGATTGACTCTCGCAAAGAAACGGATGGAGATCACGCTGGATCGAGTGATGATGCACGTGGCAGTACGGCTCTGCAGGCTCACGTGACCTTTGGCCAAGTCACCTCGCTTCAACGTGAATGTGAACGTTTGCAGGAGCAGCTTGCGAGTACCTTGGAAGACGCGCGTCGCGACCTCGCGAAACAATTGGCGTACGGTCTTTCCCACGAGATCAACAATCCGCTCGCCAACATCTCGACACGAGCACAGGGGTTGATGTCGCGCGTTCAAGACGACCGGCACGCGGAATCACTGCAACGAATTGTGGATCAATCCTACCGGGCTCATGCGATGATCGCGGACTTGATGTTCTATGCGAATCCACCGAGCCCGTCGCTGGAGACAACGTTTTCGGTTGCTGAGGTGTTGCAGCAAACGAGCGAGCGTTTGCGAGCGAAGCTTTTACGCGATTCGATTGATTTACAGGTTCAATGTTCGCCCGAGATTCATTGTCATGGCGACCGGGCGATGTTTGGCGAAGCGTTGGTGGCATTGATCAACAATGCGATGGAATCGATTGGCGTGGAAGGTCGGATTGTGGTTTCGGTGGAAGCCGTTTCGGACGGACCTTGTCGATTGACGATTGCCGACAGCGGCGAAGGAATCAGCGAGGAGGATGCGCGACGTGCCTTCGATCCGTATTTCAGCGGCCGAGAAGCGGGGCGAGGATTGGGGTTGTCGTTGTGCCGAGTCCAT
- a CDS encoding zinc-binding alcohol dehydrogenase family protein, with protein MKALQLSAPKQWEQVDIAEPSAPAAGEALVRIHRVGVCGTDLGGYLGKFPFFSYPRIPGHELGVEVLAIGEGVDNIKAGDRCSVEPYINCQKCYSCTRGLTNCCESHQTLGVMCDGGLTEQMILPARKLHPANNLSYEQSALVETLAIGCHAIDRAVVTEKDTVLVIGSGPIGLSATEFARVAGAKVIVADLSQKRLDFVTEKMGVEHTIQFDGSEADIEKLEAMTDGRRADVVVDATGNHHSMRRAMEMAAFGGRVVYVGITQQDLQFPHAPFLHRRELTILASRNALTRDFARIIDLIETGVIDTDPWITHHAKFEDVIESFPSWTDPESGVVKAVIHVS; from the coding sequence ATGAAGGCGTTGCAACTGAGTGCTCCCAAGCAATGGGAGCAAGTCGACATTGCGGAACCGTCGGCACCTGCCGCCGGCGAAGCCCTGGTGCGGATTCACCGCGTCGGCGTTTGCGGAACGGATTTGGGTGGTTACCTCGGCAAGTTTCCGTTCTTCTCCTACCCACGCATTCCAGGCCACGAATTGGGCGTGGAAGTGTTGGCGATCGGCGAGGGCGTGGACAACATCAAGGCGGGTGACCGATGCAGCGTTGAACCCTACATCAATTGCCAGAAGTGTTATTCCTGCACGCGAGGTCTTACCAACTGCTGCGAGTCACACCAAACGCTGGGCGTGATGTGCGACGGCGGCCTGACGGAACAAATGATCTTGCCCGCCCGCAAATTGCATCCGGCCAACAACCTTTCTTACGAGCAATCCGCTTTGGTGGAAACGCTGGCCATCGGTTGTCATGCAATTGATCGCGCGGTGGTGACTGAGAAAGACACCGTGTTGGTCATCGGATCGGGCCCCATCGGTTTGTCGGCGACCGAGTTCGCGCGCGTTGCGGGTGCGAAGGTCATCGTGGCTGACCTCAGTCAAAAACGTCTGGACTTCGTGACTGAGAAGATGGGTGTTGAACACACCATTCAGTTTGACGGGTCCGAGGCGGACATCGAAAAGTTGGAAGCGATGACGGACGGGCGCCGTGCGGATGTCGTGGTCGATGCCACGGGCAATCACCACTCGATGCGTCGTGCCATGGAGATGGCGGCGTTCGGCGGACGAGTCGTCTATGTTGGGATCACTCAACAAGATTTGCAATTCCCCCACGCGCCGTTTTTGCACCGCCGAGAATTGACGATCCTGGCCAGCCGCAACGCGTTGACGCGTGATTTCGCGAGGATCATTGATTTGATCGAAACCGGCGTCATCGATACGGATCCGTGGATCACACATCACGCCAAATTCGAAGACGTGATCGAGTCGTTCCCATCGTGGACCGACCCCGAATCGGGCGTGGTCAAAGCCGTCATCCACGTTTCGTAA
- a CDS encoding tagaturonate epimerase family protein gives MLTIEKYSFGVGDRFAHQAAAQLRSFTRLAEKGIEVAPVWNKSNREHTFVGSEPQSVYDAAAEAVKKLGFDRPWHVDADHIGLQTVDPFLPCSDFFTLDVADSIGKPADASDIDAFVAKHGELIGTLELDGLSAPLTITEDDVRRVAGQYMLAAKEAGQIDRHIAASKGEGNYIAEVSMDETDQPQTPPELLIILAMLADENIRVQTIAPKFTGRFNKGVDYVGDLAQFEREFNDDVAVLAHAVKAYGLPEVLKLSVHSGSDKFSLYPIIRDCMKRTGAGVHLKTAGTTWLEEIIGLAEAGGDGLALAKEIYVYALEHVDELCAPYASVIDIDRSKLPDSAAVDQLDGPAFAELIRHIPSNPNFNAHVRQLLHVSFKVAAKAGNRYTDMLKANEEIVGQQVTQNIYDRHLLPLFVGEDGQAIGTGA, from the coding sequence TTGTTAACGATCGAGAAATACTCCTTCGGTGTCGGTGACCGTTTCGCTCATCAAGCGGCCGCTCAATTGCGATCCTTCACCCGTTTGGCTGAAAAGGGCATCGAAGTCGCTCCGGTCTGGAACAAATCCAATCGCGAACACACGTTTGTGGGGTCGGAGCCGCAAAGCGTCTACGACGCGGCGGCCGAAGCAGTCAAGAAGCTGGGATTTGACCGACCTTGGCACGTGGACGCGGATCACATCGGTCTGCAAACCGTCGATCCTTTCTTGCCTTGCTCTGACTTCTTCACCTTGGACGTGGCGGACTCCATCGGCAAACCAGCCGATGCCTCGGACATCGATGCATTCGTCGCCAAACACGGTGAATTGATCGGAACGTTGGAACTGGACGGCTTGTCGGCTCCCTTGACGATCACGGAAGACGACGTGCGTCGTGTTGCCGGCCAATACATGCTGGCGGCAAAAGAAGCCGGGCAAATCGATCGCCACATTGCGGCCTCCAAGGGCGAAGGCAACTACATCGCAGAAGTCTCGATGGACGAGACCGATCAACCACAAACTCCACCGGAGTTGTTGATCATCTTGGCCATGTTGGCTGACGAAAACATTCGCGTTCAAACGATCGCTCCCAAGTTCACCGGACGTTTCAACAAAGGCGTCGACTACGTCGGCGACTTGGCTCAGTTCGAACGTGAGTTCAACGATGACGTGGCCGTTCTGGCTCACGCGGTCAAGGCTTACGGATTGCCTGAGGTGTTGAAGCTCAGCGTCCACAGCGGCAGCGACAAGTTCAGCCTGTATCCCATCATTCGCGATTGCATGAAGCGAACCGGGGCTGGCGTTCACTTGAAGACCGCAGGCACGACTTGGTTGGAAGAGATCATTGGTTTGGCCGAAGCCGGTGGCGATGGATTGGCTCTTGCCAAAGAAATCTACGTGTACGCTCTGGAACATGTGGATGAGTTGTGTGCTCCTTACGCCAGCGTCATCGACATCGACCGTTCCAAGCTGCCTGATTCGGCTGCGGTTGATCAATTGGATGGTCCCGCATTCGCGGAACTGATCCGACACATTCCAAGCAATCCAAATTTCAACGCTCACGTTCGCCAACTGTTGCACGTGTCGTTCAAAGTCGCTGCGAAAGCCGGCAACCGTTACACCGACATGTTGAAAGCCAACGAAGAGATCGTTGGACAACAAGTCACTCAAAACATTTACGACCGTCACCTGTTGCCACTGTTCGTTGGCGAAGACGGCCAAGCCATCGGAACAGGAGCCTGA